In one window of Toxotes jaculatrix isolate fToxJac2 chromosome 10, fToxJac2.pri, whole genome shotgun sequence DNA:
- the LOC121188146 gene encoding integral membrane protein 2A-like: MVKIAFNSALAQKALGKEVPTAVKDPELASAPAGNEGSTGRCLLTLLGIAFILSGLIVGGACLYRYFTPKRLYHGAMQFNDVSAGAGGESQPYYLPRVEEEVEISDNMAVISVPPPRFRPGDPAYILHDFNRKLTAYLDLTLRTCFVIPLNTSVVLPPQDLIDLFSQLMSGSYRSYLVHEDLVVTERIDDIKPLGFYIRRLCDGKETYRMQRRASLPGGGIQKRSADECFTIHHFENKFVTETRICKA; this comes from the exons ATGGTGAAGATTGCTTTCAACTCTGCTCTGGCGCAGAAGGCGCTGGGCAAAGAGGTGCCAACCGCTGTGAAG GATCCTGAGCTGGCCTCTGCTCCTGCTGGGAACGAGGGCTCCACAGGTCGCTGTCTGCTCACTCTGCTGGGAATCGCCTTCATCCTCAGTGGGCTGATCGTGGGGGGAGCATGTCTCTATCGATATTTCACCCCAAAG AGGCTGTATCATGGTGCCATGCAGTTCAATGACGTGTCGGccggagctggaggagagagccAGCCTTACTACCTGCCtcgggtggaggaggaggtggaaatcTCTGACAACATGGCCGTCATCAGCGTCCCCCCACCCCGCTTCAGACCTGGAGACCCTGCTTACATCCTCCATGACTTCAACAGG AAGCTGACGGCTTATCTGGACCTGACTCTGAGGACCTGCTTTGTGATTCCTCTGAACACCTCAGTGGTGCTCCCCCCTCAGGACCTGATCGACCTCTTCTCACAGCTGATG TCTGGCTCTTACCGCAGCTACCTGGTGCATGAGGATCTGGTGGTGACTGAGCGTATTGATGATATCAAACCTCTGGGCTTCTACATCCGCCGTCTGTGTGATGGAAAGGAAACATACAGAATGCAGCGCCGTGCCAGCCTGCCAG GTGGAGGCATCCAGAAGCGCTCTGCAGACGAATGTTTCACCATCCACCACTTTGAGAACAAGTTTGTGACGGAGACCAGGATCTGCAAGGCTTGA